Proteins co-encoded in one Gouania willdenowi chromosome 1, fGouWil2.1, whole genome shotgun sequence genomic window:
- the best2 gene encoding bestrophin-2 encodes MTVTYTARVANARFCGFSKLLLAWKGSIYKVLYKEFLAFFAMYTAISVTYRFVLYDDQKRYFEKLAIYCNHYASLIPMSFVLGFYVTLVVNRWWNQYTSIPLPDQLMCVLSGGLQGSDERGRLLRRTMMRYASLSALLILRSVSTAVFKRFPTVDHVVEAGFMTRDERKKFEGLHSPYNKYWIPCIWFTNLAAVARCEGRIKDDHTLKLLLEELNAFRGKCSMLFHYDMISVPLVYTQVVTLAVYSFFLVCLIGRQFLDPTQGYPGHDLDLYVPIFTLLQFFFYAGWLKVAEQLINPFGEDDDDFETNWLIDRNFQVSMMAVDEMYGDLPMMERDRYWNDSNPRPPYTAATLFVLRKPSFQGSTFDMAIPKEEMHFQPLEDIAENMEESRSRHPNMALFNRLLNAAPSPTGFMGGALRRTSAQLQRLRHSPSIDRCSSDEEEEGEEGCKIGKGGSLPSGLGQDTQSTVCSFMDDKSVRTPLLDVQFVTQHDRAGELCENLEESLMEEKKSREEEEEEEEEEEEEEEEEEGKAPAALLPPPPPSTRPVSVIPLPARHPSAFLFHRASHASLEHCSSQPSISHSRATPTILRPPLGGKKQSFLTVPTYIETQRSRSVSMGSELTGSKVDHV; translated from the exons ATGACGGTCACCTACACTGCCAGAGTGGCAAACGCCCGATTCTGTGGCTTCTCCAAGCTTCTCCTGGCCTGGAAAGGAAGCATCTACAAGGTGTTATACAAAGAGTTCCTGGCTTTCTTTGCTATGTACACAGCCATCAGCGTCACATACAG ATTTGTCCTCTATGACGACCAGAAGAGGTATTTTGAGAAGCTTGCGATTTATTGCAACCACTATGCCAGCCTCATCCCCATGTCCTTTGTTCTTG GTTTCTACGTGACCCTGGTGGTGAACCGCTGGTGGAACCAGTACACCAGCATTCCGCTCCCTGACCAGCTCATGTGCGTCCTGTCAGGCGGCCTCCAGGGCAGCGACGAGCGCGGCCGCCTGCTGAGACGCACCATGATGCGCTACGCCAGTCTGTCAGCTCTGCTCATCCTGCGCTCCGTCAGCACCGCTGTGTTCAAACGTTTCCCCACCGTGGACCACGTCGTGGAGGCCG GATTCATGACGAGAGATGAGAGGAAGAAGTTTGAGGGTCTTCACTCCCCTTACAACAAATACTGGATCCCCTGCATCTGGTTCACCAACCTGGCAGCTGTGGCCCGCTGCGAGGGTCGCATCAAAGACGACCACACACTCAAGCTCCTGCTGGAG GAGCTGAATGCGTTCAGAGGCAAATGCAGCATGTTGTTTCATTACGACATGATCAGTGTTCCACTGGTGTACACTcag GTGGTGACCTTGGCGGTCTACAGCTTCTTCCTGGTGTGTCTGATTGGTCGACAGTTCCTGGATCCCACCCAGGGTTACCCGGGTCACGACCTGGACCTGTACGTGCCCATTTTCACCCTGCTGCAGTTCTTCTTCTACGCAGGCTGGCTGAAG gttgcTGAGCAGTTGATCAACCCCTTTGGAGAGGATGATGATGACTTTGAGACCAACTGGCTGATAGACAGAAATTTTCAg GTTTCCATGATGGCGGTAGATGAGATGTACGGGGACCTGCCGATGATGGAGAGAGACCGTTACTGGAACGACTCCAACCCTCGTCCTCCCTACACTGCAGCTACTCTCTTTGTGCTCAGGAAACCATCCTTCCAGGGATCCACCTTTGATATGGC GATCCCAAAGGAGGAGATGCACTTCCAGCCTCTGGAGGACATCGCTGAGAACATGGAGGAATCCAGATCTCGTCACCCCAACATGGCCCTCTTCAACCGCCTCCTCAACGCCGCCCCGTCCCCCACAGGCTTCATGGGGGGGGCCCTCCGCCGTACCTCTGCTCAGCTCCAGAGGCTCCGACACTCCCCCAGCATCGACCGGTGCAGCAGTGACGAAGAGGAGGAGGGTGAGGAAGGCTGTAAGATTGGTAAAGGAGGATCTCTGCCATCGGGGCTGGGACAGGACACCCAGAGCACCGTGTGCAGCTTCATGGACGACAAGAGTGTCAGGACGCCTCTGCTGGACGTTCAGTTTGTGACACAGCATGACAGAGCTGGAGAACTGTGTGAGAACCTGGAGGAGAGtctgatggaggagaagaagagcagagaagaagaagaagaagaagaagaagaagaagaagaagaagaggaagaagaggaagggaAAGCACCAGCTGCTCTGCTTCCTCCTCCACCCCCGTCCACCCGTCCAGTGTCTGTCATCCCCCTCCCGGCCCGTCACCCCTCTGCCTTCCTGTTCCATCGGGCCTCCCATGCCAGTCTGGAGCACTGCAGCTCCCAGCCTTCCATCAGCCACAGCAGGGCCACGCCCACCATCCTCAGACCTCCACTAGGAGGGAAAAAACAGTCCTTTCTCACTGTACCGACTTATATTGAAACCCAGCGATCCCGCAGTGTCAGCATGGGTTCAGAGCTCACTGGATCAAAGGTTGATCATGTTTGA